The sequence below is a genomic window from Lolium perenne isolate Kyuss_39 chromosome 7, Kyuss_2.0, whole genome shotgun sequence.
GAAAGAAAACACGAGAGGAAGAGGCGCCCCGGCGGGGAGGCAAGAAAGAGGGCGGGCCGAGAGGGAAGAACTGGAGGAAAACTGTTAGAACTAATCTTGTCATATGTATCTGCATATTAGTTTTCGTTTTCCATGTAGTTAGATGACATTGCTGTAGTCAGTTTTAGAGCCTGCAAGTGTACGTGTGAAACGTATGAAGCAGGTGAGTAGTCGGCTAGCTGCGTGCAAGGCGAGATGCCGAGAAGGCGCTGTGCGATGCAGCGTGAAGGGTGAGATGCTGATGCCGCTTAAAGCCGGCCGTTGTGTAGGAGCTGAGTACAAGGAGCTGCATGAGAACCATCCGAGTGAATCGGTGGTGCGGCTAGATGCATGTGCATGTGTGGCCAGGTCTATTGGATCCTGGAGTGATTCTAGGAATAGATCAAGTCAATAGTTAGTGCGTTGAGTGCATGGGTTAGTGGAGTTAGTGGCCGGTGTGGCACCAGGCCATGTGTGTGCGTGAGTACTACTTAAGACATTGTAACCAGTGAGTTTATTGGACAATAAGAAGAACAAAGAGAAAAGCTGGCGGAGACTCCGAGGCCTTTAGCGTGCTCCTCGCGGTGGCGGCTCCCTCCGGAACATCCGCAGCGGCGAGCGGCGCGAGCTCTGCCTGCTCCTGGCAGCGGGCGACGGGAGGCGGCGCTCGGGGCGGTGATTCGGCGGCTGCTCGAGCCGGCAGCGGCGCCGTTCTTGAGGAGGACGGCGGGGAACGGGACGGGCAGGGGCAGAGACCGGCTGGTCTCCGTGTGCtcgggccggggcaggggccctGGGCCTTGCTGAGATGTCCCGTAAGCCCCAGATCCAGATCTGGCGATTTCTACAGCCGTGGGGGCTGTGGGGCGTCGATCCCCCCGCTGCGCCCTCTCTCGTGGTGATGCAGGTGCTTGCCGTCGCGTGTCCGCAGGTCCGTGTTCTTCGTGGTGGTTTCCCGTCTTCCTCATTTCAGCGGCGAGCAGAGTTTgggcgccggggcggcggccctggtcGGTGGGAGCCATTTTGGTTGGCGGGCGTGCCAGTGGCTCAGGAGCTGgccggaaaccatggtcgcggggGCGACGTGGTGGCTGGCGAGCAGCATGTGGTGGCAGCGGGTCGATCGTTCGTCGGTTGATTTCCTGTGTAGAAGGCGGGGAGTGTTTGTCGTGGGGAAACCCTTGCCCGCTCGGGCCACGACGGCGACGTCCGCGGACGCCgctcccttcttgaaggcattgGTGAGGCTTCTCCTTGTCATTCTACATGCTCCGGGTGAAAGCccaagatcctcggatcgggcggtggcggcgctcttGTGTCGTGATCTTCTTGAAGACACCGCCTTGGAGTTCACAGTGTGCGGCTCTCCGTTGGTGGTGAGGCTGAGGCGCGGTTCTCGACGAGCAAGGTGCttcgggtgaaaacctaagatctgcgGATCGGGCGGTGACGGCGCTTCCGTGTCGTGTTCTTCTTGAAGACATCGTCTTGGAGCTTACCATGTTTCTTCGGATGACGTTGGTTCTTCGCTTGGCAACCTTCGGCAAGGCTTGCGTCCTGCCCTGCCTCCTTGTCGCGTTTCCATGGTGCTGCTTGTTGGGGTTCGATCGGCTATGGTCGATGCACAGTGGTGGTCGGCCACTGGTGGCGCTGCCCGCGGCGGGGAGTTCTGTTGACGGCGTGCGTGTTCGATGGCTCTCTCTAGggtgagctccggcccgacactgtTGATGTCCGGTGTCTTCTCCGAGTCTTCGTAGGCTTCGTAAGGGTCGTGATCGTCGTTCGAGTGCCCGGTTGTAGCCATGTTGGCAATTCGTGTGGGTGTGTGGGTTTGTGTTGTAGGCTGGGTTCAGCTCTTTGTACCTTGTCGCCGTTAAGGGCGTTATTAATTTAACGTCGGGCCTTTGGCCTTTGATCTAAAAAGAGGCAGCCGGCACCAAAAATCCTTGTGTCTCCATTGTTTTTGAGAAGTAGCAGTGAGGGAGATTGGAGAAGAAGATGGGGCTGCGAAATGCAGCCCcaacatttggtatcagagcgagaaGATCCCCGAGGCCTGCGGTGACGGCGGTGAGATGCCGCTGAAGCCGACCATGGTGGTGGCGGCGAACTCCATGCGAGATGGAAGACGGCCGCGTGAGGTGAAGGCTGCCGGCGGTGTGATGCCGCTTGCAGCTGGTCGCGGTGTGATGCCgcgaggagtgatacgtctccgacgtatcgataatttcttatgttccatgccacattattgatgttatctacatgttttatgcacactttatgtcatattcgtgcattttctggaactaacctattaacaagatgccgaagtgccagttcctgttttctgctgtttttggtttcagaaatcctagtaacgaaatattctcggaatcggacgaaatcaagacccaggttcctattttcaccggaagcatccagaacacccgagagccgccagaggggggccctgtgggccccagatgatagggtggcgcggcctgggccctggccgcgccagcctatggtgccaccgcctcttcgaccctcctgcgccgcctcttcgcctatataaagcccctggatcgaaaaccctgatgcgaagaaccacgatacggaaaaccttccagagccgccgccatcgcgaagccaagatctgggggacaggagtctctgttccggcaccctgccggagcggggaagtgcccccggaaggcttctccatcgacaccgctgccatctccaccgccatcttcatcaccgctgctgctcccatgaggagggagtagttctccatcgaggctcggggctgtaccggtagctatgtggttcatctctcttccatgtacctcaatacaataatctcatgagctgctttacatgattgagattcatatgagtattgtatcactactatctatgtgctactctagcaaagttattaaagtagtcctattcctcctgcacgtgtgtaaaggtgacagtgtgtgcaccgtgttagtacttggtttatgctatgatcatgatctcttgtagattgcgaagttaactattgctatgataatattgatgtgatctattcctcctacatatgcatgaaggtgacagtgtgcatgctatgttagtacttggtttaatctgttgatctatcttacactaaaggttacttaaatatgaacaaattgtggagcttgttaactccggcattgagggttcgtgtaatcctacgcaatgcgttcatcatccaacaaaagtgtagagtatgcatttatctattctgttatgtgatcaatgttgagagtgtccactagtgaaagtgtaatccctaggccttgttcctaaatactgctgcgttactactgcttgtttactgtttttactgtgttactactgctgcaatactaccaccatcaactacacgccagcaagctattttctggcaccgttgctactgctcatacttattcataccacctgtatttcactatctcttcgccgaactagtgcacctatttggtgtgttggggacacaagagacttcttgctttgtggttgcagggttgcataagagggatatctttgacctcttcctccctgagttcgataaaccttgggtatccacttaagggaaaacttgctgctgttctacaaacctctgctcttggaggcccaacactgtctacaggaaaggagggggaacgtagacatcaagcacttttctggcgccgttgccggggaggaaaggtaaaaaggcactcatactccggttccaggtaaagtacttttctggcgccattgtatttgtgctcgaagctatttcctttagatcctgcaattgcatctttttgtttcttgtttacactagtttggcataatgtacaagagtgagcttcttattctatttcctgatttaaaacatggattgtttgatgcgaaaattaaaaaacctatggaatcttatttgcatgctggtagtaatattagtatgaacgctttgaacaccattgttgataatgatatagaaagttctaagcttggggaagctggttttcatgatctttttagtcccccaagcattgaggagaaaattttctttgatgatactttgcctcctatttatgatgattataataatagaagtcttttgttaccacctgttatggaggatgaatttgattatgattacaatatgcctcctatatttgatgatgagaataataatgatagctactttgttgaatttgctcccactacaactaataaaattgactatgcctatgtggagagtaataattttatgcatgagactcatgataagaatgctttatgtgatagttatattgttgagtttgctcatgttgctactgaaagttattatgagagaggaaaatatggttgtggaaattttcatgttactaaaacacctctctatgtgctgaaatttttgaagctacacttgttttatcttcctatgcttgttactttgctcttcatgaacttgtttatttacaagattcccatgcataggaagcatgttagacttaaatgtgtttttaatttgcctctggatgctctcttttgcttcgaatactatttcttgcgagtgcatcattaaaactgctgagcccatcttaatggctataaagaaaagaacttcttaggagataacccatgtgttattttgctacagtactttgttttatatttgtgtcttggaagttgtttactactgtagcaacctctccttatcttagttttgtgttttgttgtgccaagtaaagtctttgatagtaaagtaagtactagatttggattactgcgcagaaacagatttctttgctgtcacgaatctgggtctaattctctgtaggtaactcagaaaattatgccaatttacgtgagtgatcctcagatatgtacgcaactttcattcaatttgggcattttcgtttgagcaagtctggtggcctaataaaatccatctttacggactgttctgttttgacagattctgtcttttatttcgcattgcctcttttgctatgttggatgaatttctttgatccattaatgtccagtagctttatgcaatgtccagaagtgttaagaatgattgtgtcacctctgaacatgtgaatttttattgtccactaaccctctaatgagtttgtttcgagtttggtgtggaggaagttttcaagggtcaagagaggaggatgatatactatgatcaaggagagtgaaagctctaagcttggggatgccccggtggttcatccctgcatatttcaagaagactcaagcgtctaagcttggggatgcccaaggcatccccttcttcatcgacaaattatcaggttccttctcttgaaactatatttttattcggtcacatcttatgtactttacttggagcgtctgtttgtttttgtttttgtttgtgtttgaataaattggattacatcatgcttgtgtgggagagagacacgctccgctgtttcatatgaacacatgtgttcttagctcataatattcatggcgaagtttcctcttcgttaaattgttatatggttggaattggaaaatgatacatgtagtaatttgctataatgtcttgggtaatgtgatacttggcaattgttgtgctcatgtttaagctcttgcatcatatactttgcacccattaatgaagaaatacatagagcatgctaaatttggtttgcatatttggtttctctaaggtctagataatttctagtattgagtttgaacaacaaggaagacggtgtagagtcttataatgtttacaatatgtcttttatgtgagttttgctgcaccggttcatccttgtgtttgtttcaaatagccttgctagcctaaaccttgtatcgagagggaatacttctcatgcatccaaaatacttgagccaaccactatgccatttgtgtccaccatacctacctactacatggtattttccgccatttcaaagtatattgcttgagtgctacctttaaaattccatcattcacctttgcaatatatagctcatgggacaaatagcttaaaaactattgtggtattgaatatgtaattatgcactttatctcttattaagttgcttgctgtgcgataaccatgtttactggggacgccatcaactattcattgttgaatttcatgtgagttgctatgcatgttcgtcttgtctgaagtaagagcgatctaccaccttatggttaagcatgcatattgttagagaagaacattgggccgctaactaaagccatgatctatggtggaagtttcagttttggacatatatcctcaatctcaaatgagaaaattattaattgttgttacatgcttatgcataaaagaggagtccattatctgttgtctatgttgtcccggtatggatgtctaagttgaagaataatcaatagcgagaaatccaatgcgagctttctccttagacctttgtacaggcggcatagaggtacccctttgtgacacttggtcaaaacatgtgcattgtgatgatccggtagtccaagctaattaggacaaggtgcgggcactattagtacactatgcatgaggcttgcaacttgtaagatataatttacatgatgcatatgctttattactaccgttgacaaaattgtttcatgcttttaaaatcaaagctctagcacaaatatagcaatcgatgcttttcctctatggaggaccattcttttacttttttgttgagtcagttcacctatttctctccacctcaagaagcaaacacttgtgtgaactgtgcattgattcctacatatttgcatattgcacttgttatattactctatgttgacaatatccatgagatatacatgttataagttgaaagcaaccgctgaaacttaatcttccattgtgttgcttcaatacctttactaagaatttattgctttatgagtaactcttatgcaagacttattgatgcttgtcttgaaagtactattcatgaaaagtctttgctatatgattcagttgtttactcattgcatttacattgtttcgaatcgctgcattcatctcatatgctttacaatagtttgatcaagattatgatggcatgtcactccagaaattatctgtgttatcgttttacctgctcgggacgagcagaactaagcttggggatgctgatacgtctccgacgtatcgataatttcttatgttccatgccacattattgatgttatctacatgttttatgcacactttatgtcatattcgtgcattttctggaactaacctattaacaagatgccgaagtgccgcttctcgttttctgctgtttttggtttcagaaatcctagtaacgaaatattctcggaatcggacgaaatcaagacccaggttcctattttcaccggaagcatccgtaacacccgagagtcgccggagggggccctgtgggccccagatgatagggtggcgcggcctgggccctggccgcgccagcctatggtgccaccgcctcttcgaccctcctgcgccgcctcttcgcctatataaagcccctggatcgaaaaccctgatgcgaagaaccacgatacggaaaaccttccagagccgccgccatcgcgaagccaagatctgggggacaggagtctctgttccggcaccctgccggagcggggaagtgcccccggaaggcttctccatcgacaccgctgccatctccaccgccatcttcatcaccgctgctgctcccatgaggagggagtagttctccatcgaggctcggggctgtaccggtagctatgtggttcatctctcttccatgtacctcaatacaataatctcatgagctgctttacatgattgagattcatatgagtattgtatcactactatatatgtgctactctagcaaagttattaaagtagtcctattcctcctgcacgtgtgtaaaggtgacagtgtgtgcaccgtgttagtacttggtttatgctatgatcatgatctcttgtagattgcgaagttaactattgctatgataatattgatgtgatctattcctcctacatatgcatgaaggtgacagtgtgcatgctatgttagtacttggtttaatctgttgatctatcttacactaaaggttacttaaatatgaacaaattgtggagcttgttaactccggcattgagggttcgtgtaatcctacgcaatgcgttcatcatccaacaaaagtgtagagtatgcatttatctattctgttatgtgatcaatgttgagagtgtccactagtgaaagtgtaatccctaggccttgttcctaaatactgctgcgttactactgcttgtttactgtttttactgtgttactactgctgcaatactaccaccatcaactacacgccagcaagctattttctggcaccgttgctactgctcatacttattcataccacctgtatttcactatctcttcgccgaactagtgcacctatttggtgtgttggggacacaagagacttcttgctttgtggttgcagggttgcataagagggatatctttgacctcttcctccctgagttcgataaaccttgggtatccacttaagggaaaacttgctgctgttctacaaacctctgctcttggaggcccaacactgtctacaggaaaggagggggaacgtagacatcaaggaggCGACGGTGCGATGCTGTCACGAAGCGGTGTCGGTGGTGTGATACCGATGGGTGCCGACGGCGACGGAGAGAGTCCGCTACAAGGAGACGGCGGTGCGATACCGCTGGGAAGATGTACGGCGGTAGGGAGACCGTCATGGGGATTGGCGTGAAGCTAGGAGACGGTGGTGCTGGGTGGTGTGACGCCATCATGAAGATGAGTCGCTGCCACGGTGGCGGCAAGAGGTACGTGACCAGTGGTACTGCAAGTGCAGATCAATGGTgtggcaggatgaagcttctgcgtGAGGCAAGATGGTGTGGTCTCGGTGCTGAGAAGGCGTCGTCCACGACAAGAAGTATTTGCTGCGTCCGGCAAGTGGTTCTGAGTGACTCGCGATCTAAGTTTTGGTGTTAACATGACAAGATTAGGGGGTGATTGTTAGAACTAATCTTGTCATATGTATCTGCATATTAGTTTTCGTTTTCCATGTAGTTAGATGACATTGCTGTAGTCAGTTTTAGAGCCTGCAAGTGTACGTGTGAAACGTATGAAGCAGGTGAGTAGTCGGCTAGCTGCGTGCAAGGCGAGATGCCGAGAAGGCGCTGTGCGATGCAGCGTGAAGGGTGAGATGCTGATGCCGCTTAAAGCCGGCCGTTGTGTAGGAGCTGAGTACAAGGAGCTGCATGAGAACCATCCAAGTGAATCGGTGGTGCGTCTAGATGCATGTGCATGTGTGGCCGGGTCTATTGGATCCTGGAGTGATTCTAGGAATAGAGCAAGTCAATAGTTAGTGCGTTGAGTGCATGGGTTAGTGGAATTAGTGGCCGGTGTGGCACCAGACCATGTGTATGCGTGAGTACTACTTAAGACATTGTAACCAGTGAGTTTATTGGACAATAAGAAGAACAAAGAGAAAAGCTGGCTGTGAGAGGCAGCCGGCACCAAAAATCCTTGTGTCTCCATTGTTTTTGAGAAGTAGCAGTGAGAGAGATTGGAGAAGAAGATGGGGCTGCGAAATGCAGCCCCAACAGAAACATAGCCCGCGAGAGTCACGGGGACGATTATACAGGGTCAAGCGAGGCGTTTTATTCAATTTCTTCTGGTATCGTGTTATTGGAGAGACCGAGTCTAGTTAATATCAATATAGTATTTTCTTAAAGGTGATTTTATTTATCCAGCCGTTGTTTTATTTACTCCCTCAATCCCTCTAGCTAGTTAGGAGTAGGATCGTGCATGAATCCTTGCACGGTACGAATGCATGTATGTGGGGAACGAGGGTCTATACGTACTGCGAGTGAGCAAATCGCAGTTAGTATGGTTTCTGTCCAACAAAATTGCCGCGTGGGTCGTAGCTGCAGATGATGAACACACCGCGGTTGTTGTTGCAGACCACGCGAGCGCAGCCGATCGTCGTCGAGGCGCGCCACACAATCTGTGTGTAGTGCCCGCACTGCTTTCCCGCGCTGCAGGTGTTGGACCCATAGTCGTAGTCCTGCTTCTCGCTGAACCACGAGTTCACAGCGTCCGCCGCCGTCCAATCCTTTCCGGCACTTCCCCAGAAAATGTTCTCCCCATACGGCCCGCCAGAGTGTTGGAGCCTGCAGTCGCCGATCCTCTGGTTGGCGTAGCTCTGGGCGTACGCTTGCAACGTTGTGCTCCAGCTCACCCCGGCAACGCCGACGGCGGCGCGGACTCTGTTGTGCGCTGAAACATAGTCCTGAGGCAAATTCTGCGCCTGGGAAGGATTCATCATGGCTGCTGCCGTGGCTAGGGCAAGCAAAATGGCTAGCTTGGGCGCCTCCATTGGGTGTATACCTATCTGTATGAGATTTCCGTATGCCAGTAGTAGCTAGCTACGAGTGTGTAGGATGCAGCTAGCTTTGCAATTGTACATATAGCTTGTGAGTGCACTGGTGTTTTTATAGTGGATTTTGTTACAGAAATTTCTACAATTTGCTCCGAAAATCTTGCGCCATGGCAAAGGCGTGCCGAATTTTCTCTCAAGGACAAAGAATTCCACGGACAGGACATGGATAATAACAAAGAGGCAAGTCAACTTCCAGAAAGATAACATATACCCGTGTGTTAGTGGCTCACACGTTAATGTAACGTACACATGGATTTGAATGCCGCGCCCGAATTTTTCAAATGTCTCACGTTAATGTAACGCGTGTACGCAGGACTCCAGTAGGAGCGTGCACATGCTTGGACTATTCTATGGGTTACCTGCAAAATAGTTGAGACCGAGCAACTCGATGCTGTTATGTTCACGACTTCACGTCACTTTTTGTTTGGAAGTCGTGATAACGAGCATTGTCATGTGGAAGATCATTCAATGGTGCATGCATTTGTAACGAGTATATATGATGTGAGACACACTTAAGGTCATGTATTACTTTTCTGGAATATATGCGAGGCAATCTCCTCCAATCCGCTTAAATATTTTTCTACTCTAATACACCAGTGCATCATAGAGAGTTTCATAATCTAGACAAAAATAAGTGGGGTTTGTGGGCTTATGTTGAGGTTATCCCATCCAAATACTCCTTGGCAAACAAACTAATTAATGAGGATTTTGGTGATTTTGGATAATCTCCTCCAATCCATTTGAATACATTTAAATACAATAGAATTAAAGAAGACCTAATAGTCaggatatcatccacatacaaacaatgtataacaccttcgccaccACCATGGCGATAATAAACACAATTAGCAGACTCATTATTGGCATAGCCTATAGAAGTGAAATCTgttaaacttctcatgccatagcttaggtgcttgtttcagactATATGAAGATTTTAACAGCTTACAAACCTTCCTCCCTTCTCCTtttactacaaatccatcaggtTGGTTCATATAGATtttctcttccaactctccattagaaAGCTATCTTTacttccatttgatgaacgataagacaccATAGGAGGCAACGATGGACCTAGCTCCTTGATCTCTTGTGTACCGGTCTCAATCCTTCTAGCATAATCTTCGACACTCTCATTAGGGTTCATCTTCTTATCTGAGTCAGAAACCTCGGTTGAGTGCACACTCCCTCTGGCAGACATGGCATCATCTTCAGGTCATATCCCATCCTCTGCAGCAGTCATACTAACATCAGTTTAATTTCTTTTAATTAAGTACATCTCTCAAATCCTCAGAAAACATTCTGTCTACTCAACATTTTCTCCCTCAGTTCTCACTCCATTTGCTTTTCTAAATCATCTTGGTTGAAGGCACCTCTTCCAAGTTATGTGGAATTTCAAGCTCATTTTCCTTCCTAACCCACTCCTTTCAACTCTTTTTTTTCTCTGTTGTTACCTCTACCAGCCATCTTGAGCTTCTTACTATGGCTGTTTGTGGTATCATCAACTTTCACTACCACCACATCCACAATTAGTCATCGATGATCAACGATCTATTCCAACTCAAATCTGATGTGATATATATAAGGATATTTAGTCAAGGCACTTACACTGGGTATTTTTTGAAGGGTCCATCACACCCACTTTCACCCGATGATTTTACTTTCTCTCTATCCAACAATGTCAACTTCCTGAACCACTTCGAGCATTGAGACAATTTCATTAAAGCCTTCTTTATGCAGCATATTCTCTGGCACTCAAAAAATCCTGACCCATATAGTGTACACTTTCAACTTTGGTAGAGATGTAGGGGACCACACAATCACTTTGACCATGGTAAAAGTTCCTCTGAGGTCAAAGTATTTAAAATTATTCATCTCATCAAGTCTTGTTTTTGTAGTAAAATCCACCAGAAATATTTTACTGCCAAATTCGGACACTTTCCAATTTGCTCCCCAAGGGAATTGCTTGTTGAAAGCTTCCTTCAAATCCAAAGAATTCACATTCCCAGCAATAATTGAAACCGCCCCTGCAACTTGCAAACCTTTGTTTGCTTCAGATTTTTCCCCCAGTCTTAGCTACCAACATTTGCAGTCCATCCTGGGCACACCCCACCAACTGAACCACTTTCCTAGCTCTAGTCACCATTCCACATCTTGCTGATATATGAACATTGTTTGCCCCACAATTCACATAGTAGATAACCACCTTACAATCTTTTGTGATGTGCTTCCCATCAACACATCTGTAGCAAGTTTTAGCATTCTTTACAACTAAGGTAGCTTTACCTCCATCTGTTGAAATCCACCAGCGACCCCCCATAATTCATTTGCAAACTCCCAGAGC
It includes:
- the LOC127311441 gene encoding pathogenesis-related protein 1 encodes the protein MEAPKLAILLALATAAAMMNPSQAQNLPQDYVSAHNRVRAAVGVAGVSWSTTLQAYAQSYANQRIGDCRLQHSGGPYGENIFWGSAGKDWTAADAVNSWFSEKQDYDYGSNTCSAGKQCGHYTQIVWRASTTIGCARVVCNNNRGVFIICSYDPRGNFVGQKPY